A genomic segment from Nicotiana tabacum cultivar K326 chromosome 7, ASM71507v2, whole genome shotgun sequence encodes:
- the LOC107790933 gene encoding squalene synthase isoform X1 has protein sequence MGSLRAILKNPEDLYPLVKLKLAARHAEKQIPPSPHWGFCYSMLHKVSRSFALVIQQLPVELRDAVCIFYLVLRALDTVEDDTSIPTDVKVPILISFHQHVYDREWHFSCGTKEYKVLMDQFHHVSTAFLELRKHYQQAIEDITMRMGAGMAKFICKEVETTDDYDEYCHYVAGLVGLGLSKLFHASGKEDLASDSLSNSMGLFLQKTNIIRDYLEDINEVPKCRMFWPREIWSKYVNKLEELKYEDNSAKAVQCLNDMVTNALSHVEDCLTYMSALRDPSIFRFCAIPQVMAIGTLAMCYDNIEVFRGVVKMRRGLTAKVIDQTRTIADVYGAFFDFSCMLKSKVNNNDPNATKTLKRLEAILKTCRDSGTLNKRKSYIIRSEPNYSPVLIVVIFIILAIILAQLSGNRS, from the exons ATGGGGAGTTTGAGGGCGATTTTGAAGAATCCAGAGGATTTGTATCCATTGGTGAAGTTGAAGCTAGCGGCTCGACACGCGGAGAAACAGATCCCGCCGTCTCCACATTGGGGCTTCTGTTACTCAATGCTTCATAAGGTTTCTCGTAGCTTTGCTCTCGTCATTCAACAACTTCCCGTCGAGCTTCGTGACGCC GTGTGCATTTTCTATTTGGTTCTTCGAGCACTTGACACTGTTG AGGATGATACCAGCATTCCCACCGATGTTAAAGTACCTATTCTGATCTCTTTTCATCAGCATGTTTATGATCGTGAATGGCATTTTTCAT GTGGTACAAAAGAGTACAAGGTTCTCATGGACCAGTTCCATCATGTTTCAACTGCTTTTCTGGAGCTTAGGAAACA TTATCAGCAGGCAATTGAGGATATTACCATGAGGATGGGTGCAGGAATGGCAAAATTCATATGCAAGGAG GTGGAAACAACTGATGATTATGACGAATATTGTCACTATGTAGCTGGGCTTGTTGGGCTAGGATTGTCAAAACTGTTCCATGCCTCTGGGAAAGAAGATCTGGCTTCAGATTCTCTCTCTAACTCCATGGGTTTATTTCTTCAG AAAACAAACATCATTAGAGATTATTTGGAAGACATAAATGAAGTACCCAAGTGCCGTATGTTCTGGCCCCGTGAAATATGGAGTAAATATGTTAACAAGCTTGAG GAATTAAAGTACGAGGATAACTCGGCCAAAGCAGTGCAATGTCTCAATGACATGGTCACTAATGCTTTATCACATGTAGAAGATTGTTTGACTTACATGTCTGCTTTGCGTGATCCTTCCATCTTTCGATTCTGTGCTATTCCACAG GTCATGGCAATTGGGACATTAGCTATGTGCTACGACAACATTGAAGTCTTCAGAGGAGTGGTAAAAATGAGACGTG GTCTGACTGCTAAGGTCATTGACCAGACCAGGACTATTGCAGATGTATATGGTGctttttttgacttttcttgtATGCTGAAATCCAAG GTTAATAATAATGATCCAAATGCAACAAAAACTCTGAAGAGGCTCGAAGCTATCCTGAAAACTTGCAGAGATTCGGGAACCTTGAACAAAAG GAAATCCTACATAATCAGGAGCGAGCCTAATTACAGTCCAGTTCTG ATTGTTGTCATTTTCATCATACTGGCTATTATTCTTGCACAGCTATCTGGAAACCGATCTTAG
- the LOC107790933 gene encoding squalene synthase (The RefSeq protein has 1 substitution compared to this genomic sequence) — translation MGSLRAILKNPDDLYPLVKLKLAARHAEKQIPPSPHWGFCYSMLHKVSRSFALVIQQLPVELRDAVCIFYLVLRALDTVEDDTSIPTDVKVPILISFHQHVYDREWHFSCGTKEYKVLMDQFHHVSTAFLELRKHYQQAIEDITMRMGAGMAKFICKEVETTDDYDEYCHYVAGLVGLGLSKLFHASGKEDLASDSLSNSMGLFLQKTNIIRDYLEDINEVPKCRMFWPREIWSKYVNKLEELKYEDNSAKAVQCLNDMVTNALSHVEDCLTYMSALRDPSIFRFCAIPQVMAIGTLAMCYDNIEVFRGVVKMRRGLTAKVIDQTRTIADVYGAFFDFSCMLKSKVNNNDPNATKTLKRLEAILKTCRDSGTLNKRKSYIIRSEPNYSPVLIVVIFIILAIILAQLSGNRS, via the exons ATGGGGAGTTTGAGGGCGATTTTGAAGAATCCAGAGGATTTGTATCCATTGGTGAAGTTGAAGCTAGCGGCTCGACACGCGGAGAAACAGATCCCGCCGTCTCCACATTGGGGCTTCTGTTACTCAATGCTTCATAAGGTTTCTCGTAGCTTTGCTCTCGTCATTCAACAACTTCCCGTCGAGCTTCGTGACGCC GTGTGCATTTTCTATTTGGTTCTTCGAGCACTTGACACTGTTG AGGATGATACCAGCATTCCCACCGATGTTAAAGTACCTATTCTGATCTCTTTTCATCAGCATGTTTATGATCGTGAATGGCATTTTTCAT GTGGTACAAAAGAGTACAAGGTTCTCATGGACCAGTTCCATCATGTTTCAACTGCTTTTCTGGAGCTTAGGAAACA TTATCAGCAGGCAATTGAGGATATTACCATGAGGATGGGTGCAGGAATGGCAAAATTCATATGCAAGGAG GTGGAAACAACTGATGATTATGACGAATATTGTCACTATGTAGCTGGGCTTGTTGGGCTAGGATTGTCAAAACTGTTCCATGCCTCTGGGAAAGAAGATCTGGCTTCAGATTCTCTCTCTAACTCCATGGGTTTATTTCTTCAG AAAACAAACATCATTAGAGATTATTTGGAAGACATAAATGAAGTACCCAAGTGCCGTATGTTCTGGCCCCGTGAAATATGGAGTAAATATGTTAACAAGCTTGAG GAATTAAAGTACGAGGATAACTCGGCCAAAGCAGTGCAATGTCTCAATGACATGGTCACTAATGCTTTATCACATGTAGAAGATTGTTTGACTTACATGTCTGCTTTGCGTGATCCTTCCATCTTTCGATTCTGTGCTATTCCACAG GTCATGGCAATTGGGACATTAGCTATGTGCTACGACAACATTGAAGTCTTCAGAGGAGTGGTAAAAATGAGACGTG GTCTGACTGCTAAGGTCATTGACCAGACCAGGACTATTGCAGATGTATATGGTGctttttttgacttttcttgtATGCTGAAATCCAAG GTTAATAATAATGATCCAAATGCAACAAAAACTCTGAAGAGGCTCGAAGCTATCCTGAAAACTTGCAGAGATTCGGGAACCTTGAACAAAAG GAAATCCTACATAATCAGGAGCGAGCCTAATTACAGTCCAGTTCTG ATTGTTGTCATTTTCATCATACTGGCTATTATTCTTGCACAGCTATCTGGAAACCGATCTTAG
- the LOC107790934 gene encoding SH3 domain-containing protein 2 codes for MEAIRKQATRLREQVARQQQAVLKQFGAGGYGSDLVTDEAELQQHHKLEKLYISTRAAKHFQRDIVRDVEGYIVTGSKQVEIGTKLSEDSRKYGAENTCTSGTTLSKAALGFSRARAQMEKERGNLLKALGTQVAEPLRAMVMGAPLEDARHLAQRYDRMRQEAEAQAVEVSRRQAKLREGTGHPDMAYKLEAAEAKLQDLKSNMNTLGKEASAAMAAVEAQQQRLTLQRLIAMVESERSYHQRILQILDQLEAEMLSERQRIEAAPAPAPSVDTMPPPPSYEEVNGVSTSPVQNGSTDSMGYFLGEVMYPYQAESDVELNLSVGEYVVIRKVSNNGWAEGECKGRAGWFPFGYIERRERVLARKVAEVF; via the exons ATGGAAGCGATCAGAAAGCAAGCCACGAGGCTCAGAGAACAGGTCGCTCGCCAACAGCAA GCTGTCCTCAAGCAGTTTGGGGCAGGGGGATATGGTTCAGATCTTGTGACTGATGAAGCCGAACTCCAGCAGCATCATAAGCTCGAAAAGCTTTACATATCCACTCGTGCTGCAAAG CATTTTCAAAGGGATATTGTTCGTGATGTTGAAGGTTATATTGTTACTGGGTCTAAACAAGTTGAAATAG GAACTAAACTGTCAGAAGATAGCAGGAAGTATGGTGCTGAAAATACATGTACAAGTGGTACTACATTGTCAAAAGCTGCATTAGGTTTTTCACGTGCTCGTGCTCAGATGGAGAAGGAGCGGGGAAATCTGTTGAAAGCCCTTGGAACGCAG GTCGCTGAACCATTAAGGGCCATGGTGATGGGAGCTCCATTGGAAGATGCTCGACATCTAGCTCAAAGATATGATAGAATGCGACAAGAGGCAGAAGCACAG GCTGTTGAAGTATCCAGACGACAAGCTAAACTAAGAGAAGGAACAGGTCATCCTGACATGGCATATAAACTGGAAGCAGCCGAAGCAAAGCTACAAGACTTGAAGTCAAATATGAATACATTGGGAAAAGAAGCTTCAGCAGCTATGGCTGCTGTTGAAGCTCAGCAGCAAAGACTGACACTCCAACGATTGATTGCCATG GTTGAATCAGAACGATCATACCATCAGAGAATCCTTCAGATTCTTGATCAGCTAGAAGCTGAG ATGTTATCAGAGCGCCAGCGTATTGAAGCAGCTCCAGCTCCTGCTCCTAGTGTGGATACTATGCCTCCACCTCCCTCATATGAAGAGGTAAACGGTGTCTCTACTTCACCCGTACAAAATGGATCAACTGATAGTATGGGTTACTTTCTCGGAGAA GTCATGTACCCATATCAAGCTGAATCCGATGTGGAGCTTAATTTATCTGTTGGAGAATATGTTGTTATTCGCAAG GTTTCTAACAATGGTTGGGCTGAAGGTGAATGCAAAGGCAGAGCAGGATGGTTTCCTTTCGGTTACATTGAAAGAAGGGAACGTGTCCTTGCAAGGAAAGTGGCCGAGGTTTTCTGA